The Onychomys torridus chromosome X, mOncTor1.1, whole genome shotgun sequence genomic interval TGAAGACAGAAGGTGGGCAGCTGCAGTTGGATGCTTGGCTAGGCTCCGGCAAGCTGAACACCTGGTAGCCCGTCTCATTCTTCGGGGTCGCACCCATGTTGCTGCTGGCAGTATTCACGGAGTAGGGCTTAGTGAGCCAAGGGGACCGTCGAGGGGCAGCACATGACACGGGGATCACATATCTAGAAGGTGTGCCCTTGGAAATATAGTGAATCTCAGAGCTGTAGATAACgacatctggagagatggccttgATGCGGATGCCACATTCTGTAACGCGGTAGATAAACTCATAGAAGTGTGGGTAGACATGGTTAGGAGGACAACCCAGACCCAAATGCACCTCATAAAAATGCACATAGACATCATTATTCAGCAGGAAGGGGTGAACCGTGACCATGAACCAATCTGTCGAGCACAGGACATTGACTTGGTTTTGTTCAGAATAGCTGGAGACCATGAAGGTGAGGAAGACCATTGCTCCCAGGAAGCTGAAGAGTTTCATTCTTGCAGCAGGTTGGGTAACAACTCACAGGAGGCGAGAAGGCGTCCAAAAAGGAATTCtagaacacataaaaatacaagaGGCAAGTTATCTTATGGCTTATGTAAAGTTCAAGTATAACTTTTTGAAgcaaaaacaagagaagaaactTCCATGTGACGCAGAAGtggattttataatttcattggaGGAACTTGCATGTGAAATATAACTAACATGACTTctcaggatttatttatttatttatttatttatttatttatttatttatttatttgacggtgctctacctctgagctacatggGCCTGGAATAGTGGCACAAGGCTTCTTTAAGTGGCTTTCTCATGCTTTTCTGGTAGCGTGAGACTCTGCACTCATCAGGATTGGTATCCCATTTGTGTAAGGCCAGCatgaaacccaaaacaaaacagttttcatGTTAAAAGTTAAGTCAGGCGTGGGAAATAAGTTTCATTCAAACTAGCAACCTAGTCTACCCGAATGGTTGTGATGTCCTCACATAGATTATCCCAACGAGCCCTTCCTTATGACCTTCTTTCTTAGCAAACAAATTGAATTTGGAAGGTGAAGGCGACACTTGGTGAGATAGCAAactggatgacctgagttcaattcccggaaCTCACAGGGTGAAGGGAGAGACTCCTCAAAGTtgccctctctgccctccatACATTCACTGtggcaaacacaaacacacacctcccCATAATGAACTATAAAGTTCTCtaaaaaatgaaggagaaacTGCATTTTATCTCTGACAATCACATACTGAAATCTGGCTGACTGGCTCAGTGAAATATGAGCAAAAGAATTCAACCGGTATTCCGTCAGTAGTGTTGTAACTCATGATGACCATAAGATTCTCTGATACAATGGGATGTGTTGCAAATCAGAGAAATTTTGGAAAAAacagctggagctacatagtgGACTTTctcaaagtagaaaaataaaaccaaaagcaaacaacattttgagccaggtgtagtggtttACACTGAAATCCTCACACTtctgaggtagaggcagaaggattgccacaagttcaaggccagcgtatGCTACAGAGCAAAACCACTTCTCAAAACTGCTCctctggccgggcggtggcggcacactcctttaatcccagcacttgggaggtagagccatgtggatctctgtgagttcgaggccagcctgggcaggcactaaaactacacagagaaaccctgtctcaaaagaccaaaaacataCCCCTCCAATCATTCTGatcttaattttacattttttttgttttgtttttcgagacagggtttctctgtgtatttacattttaaatgcataCTGCATATAAACTACTTAAAAGAagtactatatttttaaaaaaacttattttgtttATGCTTTATGTTTAGATCGACCAACTAGCTCCTAAAATCTTTACTTCGGATTCATTTGTGCTTGCTAGCTTTGGGGTTCTTTTTGCTTTGTGCCCTTGCAACGGTAGGAGACACACAGTGGCAGGAGAAAAGAACAGAGCTAGGAAGAACTGTCTGAAAGAGCCGAGCGAGGCaacaaggggaggggagggtgt includes:
- the Plac1 gene encoding placenta-specific protein 1, with the protein product MKLFSFLGAMVFLTFMVSSYSEQNQVNVLCSTDWFMVTVHPFLLNNDVYVHFYEVHLGLGCPPNHVYPHFYEFIYRVTECGIRIKAISPDVVIYSSEIHYISKGTPSRYVIPVSCAAPRRSPWLTKPYSVNTASSNMGATPKNETGYQVFSLPEPSQASNCSCPPSVFNQQSI